A portion of the Musa acuminata AAA Group cultivar baxijiao chromosome BXJ1-1, Cavendish_Baxijiao_AAA, whole genome shotgun sequence genome contains these proteins:
- the LOC135674246 gene encoding sulfite reductase [ferredoxin], chloroplastic-like: MAASAAAGGIGAGADRRVQIRGFWGLRSSGLIPFGRPLPALPIGSSSGFSSIIRAVSTPTKPDTAVKRSKVELFKEQSNFLRFPLNEELLSEAPNINEAATQLIKFHGSYQQTNRDERGVKSYQFMLRTKNPCGKVPNKLYLVMDDLADEFGIGTLRLTTRQTFQLHGILKKDLKTVMSTIIKNMGSTLGACGDLNRNVLAPAAPYAKKEYVFAQETAENIATLLTPQSGAYYDLWVDGEKVMSAEPPEVVKARNDNSHGTNFPDLPEPIYGTQFLPRKFKIAVTVPKDNSVDILTNDIGVVLVSDDDGEPRGFNIYVGGGMGRTHRVETTFPRLGEPLGYVPKADILFAIKAIVVTQRENGRRDDRKYSRMKYLISAWGIEKFRSVVEQYYGKKFEPFRELPEWEFKSYLGWHEQGNGAMFCGLSVDNGRIGGKMKKTLREVIEKYNLNVRITPNQNLILCDIRCSWRRPISIALAQAGLLLPRYIDRLNLTAMACPALPLCPLAITEAERGIPDILRRVRAVFDKVGLKYNDSVVIRVTGCPNGCARPYMAELGLVGDGPNSYQIWLGGTPNQTRLAKSFMNKVKVQDLEKVLEPLFYNWRIERQRHESFGDFTTRMGFDTLQELVEKWEGPGESSSSRFNLKIFSDRQTYEAMANLAKLQNKSAHQLAMEVIRNYVAAQQNGKGE; the protein is encoded by the exons ATGGCGGCCTCGGCAGCGGCGGGGGGGATCGGAGCCGGGGCCGATCGGAGGGTCCAGATACGTGGATTTTGGGGGCTCAGGTCCTCCGGACTGATTCCCTTCGGGAGACCGCTCCCGGCTCTGCCCATCGGGTCCTCGTCGGGCTTTTCTTCCATTATAAGAGCCGTCTCCACG CCTACAAAACCAGATACTGCGGTCAAGCGAAGCAAGGTTGAATTGTTTAAGGAGCAAAGCAACTTTCTTAGATTTCCTTTAAATGAGGAATTGCTCTCAGAAGCTCCAAACATAAATGAAGCTgctacacaattgatcaagtttcACGGAAGTTATCAACAGACAAATAGGGATGAACGTGGTGTAAAGTCTTACCAGTTTATGCTTCGTACAAAAAATCCATGTGGGAAAGTCCCAAATAAGCTCTACCTGGTTATGGATGATCTTGCTGATGAGTTTGGAATTGGTACTCTTCGCTTGACCACTAGGCAGACATTTCAGTTGCATGGCATCCTGAAGAAAGACCTAAAAACTGTAATGAGTACCATCATCAAGAATATGGGATCAACTCTTGGTGCATGTGGTGATTTGAACAGAAATGTATTAGCTCCTGCAGCACCATATGCCAAAAAAGAGTATGTCTTTGCGCAGGAGACTGCTGAAAATATTGCTACCCTTTTGACACCTCAGTCTGGTGCATATTATGATTTATGGGTAGATGGTGAAAAAGTTATGTCAGCAGAGCCTCCAGAGGTAGTAAAAGCTCGTAATGACAATTCCCATGGAACAAATTTCCCAGACTTACCAGAGCCCATTTACGGCACCCAATTCTTGCCTCGGAAGTTCAAGATTGCAGTGACTGTACCAAAAGATAACTCAGTTGATATCCTAACAAATGACATTGGTGTTGTACTAGTTTCTGATGATGATGGAGAACCTCGAGGCTTTAACATCTAT GTGGGAGGAGGCATGGGAAGGACTCATCGGGTTGAGACCACATTCCCTCGTCTAGGGGAGCCACTGGGTTATGTTCCAAAAGCAGATATTTTGTTTGCTATAAAGGCTATTGTTGTTACTCAAAGAGAAAATGGGAGGAGGGATGACAGGAAATATAGTAGAATGAAGTATTTGATTAGTGCATGGGGAATTGAAAAGTTCCGTAGTGTTGTTGAGCAGTATTATGGTAAGAAGTTTGAACCATTCAGAGAATTACCGGAGTGGGAATTTAAGAGTTACCTTGGATGGCATGAACAG GGTAATGGTGCTATGTTTTGTGGACTCAGTGTTGATAATGGCCGTATAGGAGGGAAAATGAAGAAAACTTTGAGAGAAGTAATTGAGAAGTACAATCTGAATGTTCGCATTACACCTAACCAGAACTTGATTTTGTGTGACATCCGGTGTTCATGGAGACGGCCCATCTCCATAGCTCTTGCCCAGGCTGGTCTACTG CTACCCAGATATATTGATCGTCTCAATTTAACTGCCATGGCCTGTCCTGCTCTTCCACTTTGCCCACTAGCAATTACAGAAGCTGAGAGAGGGATTCCAGATATTCTCAGAAGGGTTCGAGCTGTTTTTGACAAG GTTGGCCTCAAGTACAATGATTCAGTTGTGATAAGGGTGACTGGTTGCCCTAATGGCTGTGCCAGACCCTACATGGCCGAGCTAGGACTTGTCGGAGATGGTCCCAACAGCTACCAG ATCTGGCTTGGTGGCACACCTAATCAGACCAGACTGGCAAAAAGCTTCATGAATAAGGTGAAGGTCCAAGATTTAGAGAAGGTTCTTGAGCCGCTATTTTACAACTGGAGGATAGAACGCCAACGGCATGAATCATTTGGTGACTTCACGACTCGGATG GGCTTTGATACACTTCAAGAGCTGGTCGAGAAGTGGGAAGGTCCTGGggaatcatcatcatcaagattcaATCTCAAAATCTTCTCGGACAGGCAAACGTATGAAGCCATGGCGAATCTTGCAAAGCTGCAGAACAAGAGTGCCCACCAGCTGGCCATGGAGGTCATCCGCAATTATGTTGCTGCTCAGCAGAATGGAAAAGGTGAATGA